Proteins encoded together in one Pseudoroseomonas cervicalis window:
- a CDS encoding TIGR00282 family metallophosphoesterase: MRILFLGDVVGRSGRDALTSELPGLRARLKADLVVVNAENASHGFGVSPDMVRAFLAAGADVLTLGNHSWDRKEIIGFIDGEPRLIRPMNYPPGTPGRGATVVEVPGGRKALVMNVMGRLFMEPLDDPFRAAQAELAKHSMGQGGTVQAILVDIHAEATSEKMAFAHSFDGRVSLVVGTHTHVPSADHRILENGTAYQTDAGMCGDYDSVIGMQKGGAALRFWKKVPGEKLAPAEGTASLSGVFVETDDATGLAKRIEPVRLGGHLAQAMPVV; this comes from the coding sequence TTGCGTATCCTGTTCCTGGGTGACGTGGTCGGCCGCTCCGGCCGCGACGCCCTGACGAGCGAGCTGCCCGGCCTGCGCGCCCGGCTGAAGGCCGATCTGGTCGTGGTCAATGCCGAGAATGCCAGCCACGGCTTCGGTGTCTCCCCCGACATGGTGCGGGCCTTCCTGGCGGCGGGCGCGGATGTGCTGACGCTCGGCAACCACAGCTGGGACCGCAAGGAGATCATCGGCTTCATCGATGGCGAGCCGCGGCTGATCCGCCCGATGAACTATCCGCCCGGCACGCCGGGCCGCGGCGCCACCGTCGTCGAGGTCCCCGGCGGCCGCAAGGCGCTGGTGATGAACGTCATGGGCCGGCTGTTCATGGAGCCGCTGGACGATCCGTTCCGCGCCGCGCAGGCGGAGCTGGCGAAGCACAGCATGGGGCAGGGCGGCACGGTGCAGGCCATCCTGGTCGACATCCATGCCGAGGCGACCAGCGAGAAGATGGCCTTCGCGCACAGTTTCGACGGCCGCGTCAGCCTGGTGGTGGGCACCCACACCCATGTGCCGAGCGCCGATCACCGCATCCTGGAGAATGGCACCGCCTACCAGACCGATGCCGGCATGTGCGGCGACTATGACAGCGTGATCGGCATGCAGAAGGGCGGCGCGGCGCTGCGCTTCTGGAAGAAGGTGCCGGGCGAGAAGCTGGCCCCGGCCGAGGGCACCGCCAGCCTGTCCGGCGTGTTTGTCGAGACCGATGATGCGACCGGCCTGGCGAAGCGGATCGAGCCGGTGCGCCTGGGCGGCCACCTGGCCCAGGCGATGCCCGTCGTTTAG
- a CDS encoding MSMEG_1061 family FMN-dependent PPOX-type flavoprotein — MTDAPPPAPPIVPDEAHRVASHAALEALYPPASDIVMKKVASRIDPRSAAFIAASPFCLLATRGARGAHCTPRGDAPGFVEVLDETTLALPDRRGNHRLDALRDILDDPALALLFLVPGVGETLRIGGQGRISADPALLQRYTVQGQAPATVLLVEVREVYMQCARALVRSKLWGGRAKPAAAPTGGELLAAHTGGLVDAREFDEVHAPHISANLY, encoded by the coding sequence ATGACCGACGCCCCGCCCCCCGCCCCGCCGATCGTCCCGGACGAGGCGCATCGCGTCGCCAGCCATGCCGCGCTGGAGGCGCTCTATCCGCCGGCCTCCGACATCGTGATGAAGAAGGTGGCCAGCCGCATCGACCCGCGCTCGGCCGCCTTCATCGCCGCCAGCCCCTTCTGCCTGCTGGCCACCCGCGGCGCCCGCGGCGCCCATTGCACGCCGCGCGGCGACGCGCCCGGCTTCGTCGAGGTGCTGGACGAGACCACCCTGGCCCTGCCCGACCGGCGCGGCAACCACCGGCTGGACGCGCTGCGCGACATCCTGGACGACCCGGCGCTCGCCCTGCTCTTCCTGGTGCCGGGGGTGGGCGAGACGCTGCGCATCGGCGGCCAGGGCCGCATCAGCGCCGACCCTGCCCTGCTGCAGCGCTACACCGTGCAGGGCCAGGCGCCGGCCACGGTGCTGCTGGTCGAGGTGCGCGAGGTCTATATGCAATGCGCCCGGGCGCTGGTGCGGTCCAAGCTCTGGGGCGGCCGGGCCAAGCCGGCGGCGGCGCCGACAGGCGGCGAGCTGCTGGCCGCGCACACCGGCGGGCTGGTCGATGCGCGCGAATTCGACGAGGTGCACGCGCCGCATATCAGCGCCAACCTGTATTGA
- a CDS encoding YebC/PmpR family DNA-binding transcriptional regulator yields MAGHSQFKNIMHRKGAQDAKRARAFAKLIREITVSARQGLPDPAFNPRLRSAVQAARVANMTKDTIDRAIKKASGAAAGEDYVEVRYEGYGPAGVAIIVETLTDNRNRTASDIRSAFSKYGGALGETNSVAFQFERNGVVRYPAAAADADAMLEAAIEAGAADVESGAEGHEIRTAIEDLFTVRDALEEKFGPAESAKLEWRPNVTVELDEEKARSVLKLIDVLDEHDDVQTVTANFEVPEDVLARLSD; encoded by the coding sequence GTGGCCGGCCATTCCCAGTTCAAGAACATCATGCACCGCAAGGGCGCGCAGGACGCCAAGCGCGCGCGCGCCTTCGCCAAGCTGATCCGCGAGATCACCGTCAGCGCCCGCCAGGGCCTGCCCGATCCCGCCTTCAACCCGCGGCTGCGCTCGGCGGTGCAGGCGGCGCGTGTCGCCAACATGACCAAGGACACGATCGACCGCGCCATCAAGAAGGCCAGCGGCGCCGCCGCCGGCGAGGATTATGTCGAGGTCCGCTATGAGGGCTACGGCCCGGCCGGCGTCGCCATCATCGTCGAGACGCTGACCGACAACCGCAACCGCACCGCCTCCGACATCCGCTCGGCCTTCTCGAAATATGGCGGCGCGCTGGGCGAGACCAATTCGGTGGCCTTCCAGTTCGAGCGCAACGGCGTGGTCCGCTACCCGGCCGCCGCGGCCGATGCGGACGCCATGCTGGAGGCCGCCATCGAGGCGGGCGCGGCCGATGTCGAGAGCGGCGCGGAAGGCCATGAGATCCGCACCGCCATCGAGGACCTCTTCACCGTCCGCGACGCGCTGGAGGAAAAGTTCGGCCCGGCGGAGAGCGCCAAGCTGGAATGGCGCCCCAATGTCACGGTCGAGCTGGACGAGGAGAAGGCGCGCAGCGTGCTGAAGCTGATCGACGTGCTGGACGAGCATGACGACGTGCAGACGGTGACCGCCAATTTCGAGGTGCCGGAAGACGTCCTCGCCCGGCTGTCGGACTGA
- the ruvC gene encoding crossover junction endodeoxyribonuclease RuvC: MVRLLGLDPGLQHTGWGVVESSGSRLRHLGDGVISTTADLSLAERLCQIHRALNTLLELWKPDEAAVEHTYVNKNPGAALKLGQARGVVLLAPALAGLPVAEYQAMEVKRAVVGTGHADKVQVAEMVRRLLPGATLRRADASDALAVAICHAHHRNTRVALAKGYVPA, from the coding sequence ATGGTCCGGCTGCTCGGCCTCGACCCCGGGCTCCAGCACACCGGCTGGGGCGTGGTGGAAAGCTCGGGCAGCCGGCTGCGGCACCTGGGCGATGGGGTGATCTCCACCACCGCCGATCTGTCGCTGGCCGAGCGGCTCTGCCAGATCCACCGCGCGCTGAACACGCTGCTCGAGCTGTGGAAGCCGGATGAGGCGGCGGTGGAGCACACCTATGTCAACAAGAACCCCGGCGCCGCGCTGAAGCTCGGCCAGGCGCGCGGGGTGGTGCTGCTGGCGCCCGCTCTGGCCGGGCTGCCGGTCGCCGAATACCAGGCGATGGAGGTCAAGCGCGCCGTGGTCGGCACCGGCCACGCCGACAAGGTGCAGGTGGCCGAGATGGTGCGCCGCCTGCTGCCGGGCGCCACGCTGCGTCGCGCCGATGCCTCGGACGCGCTGGCGGTCGCCATCTGCCACGCGCATCACCGCAACACCCGTGTCGCTCTGGCGAAAGGCTACGTCCCGGCATGA
- the ruvA gene encoding Holliday junction branch migration protein RuvA — MIGKLTGRLDSQFDGGCIFDVNGVGYLVACSARTLAALPPPPGIGSLLIETVVREDAILLYGFADATERDWYRTLTGIQGVGPKVALGLLSTLSPADLARALIAGDKGAINRAPGVGPKLAARLVAELCDKVGALPTGPGLSAGTVTIAAQLPPADRAQADAISALTNLGWKRPEAAGAVQRVAEKLGEGAGLESLIREALKELAPR; from the coding sequence ATGATCGGCAAGCTCACCGGCAGGCTGGACAGCCAGTTCGACGGCGGCTGCATCTTCGACGTCAACGGGGTGGGCTATCTGGTGGCCTGCTCGGCCCGCACCCTGGCCGCCCTGCCGCCGCCGCCCGGCATCGGCTCTCTGCTGATCGAGACGGTGGTGCGCGAGGACGCCATCCTGCTCTACGGCTTCGCCGATGCCACGGAGCGCGACTGGTACCGCACGCTGACCGGCATCCAGGGCGTCGGGCCGAAGGTGGCGCTCGGCCTGCTCTCCACCCTGTCGCCGGCCGATCTGGCCCGTGCGCTGATCGCCGGCGACAAGGGCGCCATCAACCGCGCCCCCGGCGTGGGCCCCAAGCTGGCGGCCCGGCTGGTGGCGGAACTGTGCGACAAGGTCGGCGCCCTGCCGACCGGGCCGGGGCTGTCGGCCGGCACCGTGACCATCGCGGCGCAGCTGCCGCCGGCCGACCGGGCGCAGGCGGATGCCATCTCGGCGCTCACCAATCTCGGCTGGAAGCGCCCGGAAGCCGCCGGGGCGGTGCAGCGCGTGGCCGAGAAGCTGGGCGAGGGGGCGGGGCTCGAATCGCTGATCCGCGAGGCGCTGAAGGAACTGGCGCCGCGATGA
- the ruvB gene encoding Holliday junction branch migration DNA helicase RuvB, whose amino-acid sequence MSDRISDPHRSEEDAAEATLRPQTLDDFTGQKALRENLAIFIQAARTRGEALDHVLLHGPPGLGKTTLAQIVAREMGVGFRATSGPVLQRAGDLAAILTNLQPRDVLFVDEIHRLQPALEETLYPAMEDFQLDLIIGEGPAARTVRIDLPPFTLVGATTRAGLLATPLRDRFGIPLRLQFYTPEELLLIVRRGAQKLGFALTEEGAAEIANRSRGTPRIAGRLLRRVRDFALVSGKPADRAMADAALNRLEVDGKGLDAMDRRYLRRIAEHHHGGPVGVETLAAALAEGRDTLEEVVEPYLIQEGFVLRTPRGRVLGDLAWRHLGMSPPAGTQADLLGGGLS is encoded by the coding sequence ATGAGCGACCGCATCTCCGACCCGCATCGCAGCGAGGAAGACGCCGCCGAGGCCACGCTGCGGCCGCAGACCCTGGACGATTTCACCGGCCAGAAGGCGCTGCGCGAGAATCTGGCCATCTTCATCCAGGCCGCCCGCACAAGGGGCGAGGCGCTGGACCACGTGCTGCTGCACGGGCCGCCGGGGCTCGGCAAGACCACGCTCGCCCAGATCGTGGCGCGGGAGATGGGGGTGGGCTTCCGCGCCACCTCCGGCCCGGTGCTGCAAAGGGCAGGGGACCTCGCCGCGATTCTCACCAATCTGCAGCCGCGCGACGTGCTGTTCGTCGATGAGATCCACCGGCTGCAGCCGGCGCTGGAGGAAACCCTCTACCCGGCGATGGAGGATTTCCAGCTCGACCTCATCATCGGCGAGGGCCCGGCGGCGCGCACCGTGCGCATCGACCTCCCCCCCTTCACCCTGGTGGGGGCCACGACGCGGGCCGGGCTGCTGGCGACGCCGCTGCGCGACCGCTTCGGCATCCCGCTGCGCCTGCAATTCTACACGCCGGAGGAGCTGCTGCTGATCGTCCGCCGCGGCGCGCAGAAGCTTGGCTTCGCGCTCACCGAGGAAGGCGCGGCCGAGATCGCCAACCGCTCCCGCGGCACGCCGCGCATCGCCGGTCGCCTGCTGCGCCGGGTGCGCGATTTCGCCCTCGTCTCCGGCAAGCCGGCCGACCGCGCCATGGCGGATGCCGCGCTGAACCGGCTGGAGGTGGACGGCAAGGGGCTGGACGCCATGGACCGCCGCTATCTCCGCCGCATCGCCGAGCATCATCATGGCGGTCCGGTGGGCGTCGAGACCCTGGCCGCGGCGCTCGCCGAAGGCCGCGACACGCTGGAGGAGGTGGTCGAGCCCTACCTGATCCAGGAAGGCTTCGTGCTGCGCACCCCGCGCGGCCGGGTGCTGGGCGACCTGGCCTGGCGGCATCTGGGCATGAGCCCGCCCGCCGGCACCCAGGCCGACCTGCTGGGCGGCGGCCTGTCGTGA
- a CDS encoding YbgC/FadM family acyl-CoA thioesterase — translation MSWPHRWPVRVYFEDTDAGGIAYHASYLRWAERGRTESLRAINLPHQVMIERHSSMLVVRRIEVEYVAPARLDDSLFVETAVRRFGGASVDLAQDIRDEAGGYKARLRVGLVCVRAGDMRPGPVPGPWREAFRLAAQAAAG, via the coding sequence GTGAGCTGGCCGCATCGCTGGCCGGTCCGGGTCTATTTCGAGGACACCGACGCGGGCGGGATCGCCTATCACGCGAGCTATCTCCGCTGGGCAGAGCGGGGCCGCACGGAATCCTTGCGTGCCATAAACTTGCCGCATCAAGTTATGATAGAACGTCACTCTTCGATGCTCGTGGTGCGGCGCATCGAAGTGGAGTATGTGGCCCCCGCACGGCTCGACGATTCCCTGTTCGTGGAAACCGCGGTGCGCCGCTTCGGCGGCGCCTCGGTGGACCTCGCGCAGGACATCCGGGACGAGGCGGGCGGCTACAAGGCGCGGCTGCGCGTCGGTCTGGTCTGTGTGCGTGCCGGCGACATGCGCCCGGGTCCCGTGCCGGGCCCCTGGCGCGAGGCCTTCCGGCTGGCGGCGCAGGCGGCGGCCGGCTGA
- the tolQ gene encoding protein TolQ — MGDSVTASNLGQVAHDLSLWGLFMQADWVVKAVMLGLLLASVWVWAVVFEKVTSLRRVNRAADAFEDRFWSGGSLEALYQQEGERPTHPIAAVFGAAMREWERSSARPAEGAALAGMQQRAERAMNVAITREMDRLERWMVFLASVGSVGPFVGLFGTVWGIMNSFSAIAGMNNTNLAVVAPGIAEALFATAIGLVAAIPAVLAYNKITTDLARFAARLEGFAAEFGAILSRQAEERG; from the coding sequence GTGGGTGACAGCGTGACCGCGTCCAACCTCGGCCAGGTGGCACACGACCTGTCGCTCTGGGGCCTGTTCATGCAGGCCGACTGGGTGGTCAAGGCCGTCATGCTGGGGCTGCTGCTGGCCAGCGTCTGGGTCTGGGCGGTGGTGTTCGAGAAGGTGACCAGCCTGCGCCGGGTGAACCGCGCGGCGGATGCCTTCGAGGACCGCTTCTGGTCGGGCGGCAGCCTGGAGGCGCTGTACCAGCAGGAGGGCGAGCGCCCGACCCACCCGATCGCCGCCGTCTTCGGCGCCGCCATGCGGGAATGGGAGCGCAGCTCCGCCCGCCCGGCCGAGGGCGCGGCGCTGGCCGGCATGCAGCAGCGCGCCGAGCGCGCCATGAATGTCGCCATCACCCGGGAGATGGACCGGCTGGAGCGCTGGATGGTGTTCCTGGCCTCGGTCGGCTCGGTCGGGCCCTTTGTCGGCCTGTTCGGCACGGTCTGGGGCATCATGAACAGCTTCTCGGCCATCGCCGGCATGAACAACACCAACCTCGCCGTGGTGGCGCCGGGCATCGCCGAGGCGCTGTTCGCCACCGCCATCGGTCTGGTCGCCGCCATCCCGGCGGTGCTCGCCTACAACAAGATCACCACCGACCTGGCGCGCTTCGCCGCGCGGCTGGAGGGCTTCGCCGCCGAGTTCGGCGCCATCCTCTCCCGCCAGGCCGAGGAGCGGGGCTGA
- the tolR gene encoding protein TolR, giving the protein MGMSTGGGGRGRGRYRAMSEINVTPLVDVMLVLLIIFMVAAPLMTVGVPIDLPKTNAQALNQETEPLTISVNAEGRIFLQETEVPLEGLVPQLQAIMREQRPGAPERRIFVRGDRGINYGRVMEVMGTVSSAGFTRVALLAEQPSGAPARGAAPAQGAARPGQQQQPQQQPVPLTPRR; this is encoded by the coding sequence ATGGGCATGTCCACCGGCGGCGGAGGCAGGGGGCGCGGGCGCTACCGCGCCATGTCCGAGATCAATGTGACGCCGCTGGTCGACGTCATGCTGGTGCTGCTGATCATCTTCATGGTGGCGGCGCCGCTGATGACGGTCGGCGTGCCCATCGACCTGCCCAAGACCAACGCCCAGGCGCTGAACCAGGAGACCGAGCCGCTGACCATCTCGGTCAACGCCGAGGGCCGCATCTTCCTGCAGGAGACCGAGGTGCCGCTGGAAGGGCTGGTGCCGCAGCTGCAGGCCATCATGCGCGAGCAGCGCCCCGGCGCGCCGGAGCGGCGCATCTTCGTGCGCGGCGATCGCGGCATCAATTACGGCCGGGTGATGGAGGTGATGGGCACCGTCTCCTCCGCCGGCTTCACCCGCGTGGCGCTGCTGGCCGAGCAGCCCTCGGGCGCCCCCGCCCGGGGCGCCGCCCCGGCCCAGGGCGCGGCGCGTCCCGGCCAGCAGCAGCAGCCCCAGCAGCAGCCTGTGCCGCTGACGCCGCGGCGCTGA
- the tolB gene encoding Tol-Pal system beta propeller repeat protein TolB, with amino-acid sequence MIKLDPTLSRRLALLGLGGLVGAPLLGAASLARAQAPAPGGTAAGGQVIDITRARTDPIPIALPDFAGGSPQAQQLGQNITRVIANNLRNSGLFRPVERSAYIQTPEAAAAAPRFQDWRVIGAQALVTGRAEPQGDRARIEFRLWEVSSEQQLQGTAYTANAANWRQIAHVISDVIYERMLGEKGYFDTRIVYVAESGPRDRRTRRLAIMDQDGENHRFLTDGSFQVLTPRFHPNARQIAFMSYFNNQPRVYLFNLDSGRQEVLGNFQGMTLSPRFSPDGRSVVLSSARGGDANIYVVDLASRRERQLTSGGGLDVSPSYSPDGSQIVFNSDRGGDQQLYIMDAGGGGARRISFGNGRYATPVWSPRGDLIAFTRISGGRFGIGVMRPDGSGERILSEGWAMEGPTFAPNGRVLAFYRESQARDARGGGYSARLSMIDIAGFNERQIVTPTDATDPSWSPLLSS; translated from the coding sequence ATGATCAAGCTCGACCCCACCCTGTCCCGCCGCCTGGCCCTGCTCGGGCTGGGCGGGCTGGTCGGCGCGCCGCTGCTGGGCGCCGCCTCGCTGGCCCGGGCCCAGGCGCCGGCGCCGGGCGGCACGGCCGCCGGCGGCCAGGTGATCGACATCACCCGCGCGCGCACCGACCCGATCCCGATCGCGCTGCCCGATTTCGCCGGCGGCTCGCCCCAGGCGCAGCAGCTCGGCCAGAACATCACCCGGGTGATCGCCAACAATCTGCGCAATTCCGGCCTGTTCCGCCCGGTCGAGCGCAGCGCCTATATCCAGACGCCGGAGGCGGCCGCCGCCGCGCCGCGCTTCCAGGATTGGCGCGTCATCGGCGCCCAGGCGCTGGTCACCGGCCGGGCCGAGCCGCAGGGCGACCGCGCCCGCATCGAGTTCCGCCTGTGGGAGGTGAGCTCCGAGCAGCAGCTGCAGGGCACCGCCTACACCGCCAACGCCGCCAATTGGCGGCAGATCGCCCATGTCATCTCCGACGTCATCTATGAGCGGATGCTGGGCGAGAAGGGCTATTTCGACACCCGCATCGTCTATGTGGCCGAGAGCGGCCCGCGCGACCGGCGCACCCGGCGGCTCGCGATCATGGACCAGGATGGCGAGAACCACCGCTTCCTGACCGATGGCAGCTTCCAGGTGCTGACGCCGCGCTTCCATCCGAATGCGCGGCAGATCGCCTTCATGTCCTATTTCAACAACCAGCCCCGCGTGTACCTGTTCAACCTGGACAGCGGCCGCCAGGAGGTGCTGGGCAATTTCCAGGGCATGACGCTCAGCCCGCGCTTCTCGCCGGATGGCCGCTCGGTCGTGCTGTCCTCGGCGCGCGGTGGCGACGCCAACATCTATGTCGTCGACCTGGCCTCGCGGCGCGAGCGGCAGCTCACCTCGGGCGGCGGGCTCGACGTCTCGCCCAGCTATTCGCCGGACGGGTCGCAGATCGTCTTCAACTCCGATCGCGGCGGCGACCAGCAGCTCTACATCATGGATGCCGGCGGCGGCGGCGCGCGCCGGATTTCCTTCGGCAATGGCCGCTATGCGACGCCGGTCTGGTCGCCCCGTGGCGACCTGATCGCCTTCACCCGCATCTCCGGCGGGCGCTTCGGCATCGGCGTGATGCGCCCCGACGGCTCGGGCGAGCGCATCCTCTCCGAGGGCTGGGCGATGGAAGGCCCGACCTTCGCGCCGAATGGCCGCGTGCTGGCCTTCTACCGCGAGAGCCAGGCGCGCGACGCGCGCGGCGGCGGCTATTCCGCCCGTCTGTCGATGATCGACATCGCCGGCTTCAACGAGCGGCAGATCGTGACACCGACGGATGCCACCGACCCGAGCTGGTCGCCGCTGCTCTCCTCCTGA
- the pal gene encoding peptidoglycan-associated lipoprotein Pal has product MQMKLLGALAAAALLSACASEDTSGAATGAGAAAGSGGLAAGSVRPGSQEDLVANVGDRVFFDTDSSSVRGDQRATLERQAAWLAQYPQVQVVMEGHADERGTREYNLALGQRRANSARDVLVAQGVAPARISTISYGKDRPAALGSTPDAWAQNRRAVTVVR; this is encoded by the coding sequence ATGCAGATGAAGCTCCTCGGCGCGCTCGCCGCCGCCGCCCTGCTCTCCGCCTGCGCCAGCGAGGACACCTCGGGCGCCGCGACCGGCGCCGGCGCCGCCGCCGGCTCCGGCGGCCTGGCCGCCGGCAGCGTGCGCCCGGGCAGCCAGGAAGACCTGGTCGCCAATGTCGGCGACCGCGTCTTCTTCGACACCGACAGCTCCTCGGTGCGCGGCGACCAGCGCGCCACGCTGGAGCGCCAGGCCGCTTGGCTGGCGCAGTACCCGCAGGTGCAGGTCGTCATGGAAGGCCATGCCGACGAGCGCGGCACCCGCGAGTACAACCTGGCCCTCGGCCAGCGCCGCGCCAATTCGGCGCGCGACGTGCTGGTGGCCCAGGGCGTGGCCCCGGCCCGCATCTCCACCATCTCCTACGGCAAGGACCGTCCGGCGGCGCTGGGCTCCACCCCGGACGCCTGGGCGCAGAACCGCCGCGCCGTCACGGTGGTGCGCTGA
- a CDS encoding tetratricopeptide repeat protein: MLRSLLLALPLLPMLGAAPALAQVESREGIALQNQILQLRQEMETLRRSGGGGGYAAPVPVAPPSRGGGAGGASPELVGQLLERIGNLEEEVRRLRGQAQEAEYRDRTQQQAIEKLQGDMDYRLQQLEQGGGGGAAPRPAAPAAPPPAQRSDAAPAAPAAASAPRTAERALADGQAALSRRDYNAAETAAREVIASRNNARAQDAQLLLGDALLGKRDFQNAALAYDDAYRRNRSASRAPEAMLGLANSFLGFGAKREACATLDDLRSEFPRLSGNLATRAADARQRGGCR, from the coding sequence ATGCTTCGCTCGCTGCTTCTCGCCCTGCCGCTGCTGCCGATGCTGGGCGCCGCCCCGGCCCTGGCGCAGGTGGAAAGCCGGGAAGGCATCGCCCTGCAGAACCAGATCCTGCAGCTGCGTCAGGAGATGGAGACGCTGCGCCGCAGCGGCGGCGGTGGCGGCTATGCCGCGCCGGTGCCCGTCGCGCCGCCCTCGCGCGGCGGCGGCGCCGGCGGCGCCTCGCCCGAGCTGGTCGGCCAGCTGCTGGAGCGCATCGGCAATCTGGAGGAGGAGGTGCGCCGGCTGCGCGGCCAGGCGCAGGAGGCCGAGTATCGCGACCGCACCCAGCAGCAGGCGATCGAGAAGCTGCAGGGCGACATGGATTACCGGCTGCAGCAGCTGGAGCAGGGCGGGGGCGGTGGCGCCGCGCCGCGCCCGGCCGCCCCCGCCGCGCCGCCGCCCGCGCAGCGCTCCGACGCCGCGCCGGCCGCGCCCGCCGCCGCCAGCGCGCCGCGCACCGCCGAGCGGGCCCTGGCCGATGGCCAGGCCGCCCTGTCGCGCCGCGACTACAACGCCGCCGAGACCGCGGCGCGCGAGGTGATCGCCAGCCGCAACAATGCCCGCGCCCAGGATGCGCAGCTGCTGCTGGGCGACGCGCTGCTGGGCAAGCGCGATTTCCAGAACGCCGCGCTGGCCTATGACGACGCCTATCGCCGCAACCGCAGCGCCTCCCGCGCGCCGGAGGCGATGCTGGGCCTGGCCAATTCCTTCCTGGGCTTCGGCGCCAAGCGCGAGGCCTGCGCCACGCTCGACGATCTGCGCAGCGAATTCCCGCGCCTCTCCGGCAATCTGGCGACCCGCGCGGCCGATGCCCGGCAGCGTGGCGGGTGCCGCTGA
- the tilS gene encoding tRNA lysidine(34) synthetase TilS, which translates to MPGSVAGAADPGLSPAAPLRAAEFAALLAPLGPFGDAPGFAVGVSGGPHSLALALLARDFVRPLGGRVLGLVADHGLRPESAAEAAWTCRTLEAQGIPARLLALGLPRGSAVQERARQARLSALLGACAAAGLPFLLLGQHAGDQAETVLFRALRGSRATGLSGMAPRRAAAGAVILRPLLATPPARLEALLAARGLAPLRDPSNRDPRFTRVRLRQALADPDGTGPGTAALGAAADAFARRRLAQEAALAARLGAAAALQPEGFAWLDPAALGEDDLAVEALARLIRLLSGAEHAPPRDSVAALLRRRGGTLAGVLWDGALLCREPAACAAPVPARPGALWDGRWRLLGPGPGGDVLLGALGAASGRLARGQRRGLPARVLAGLPALWREGAPLAVPALGLGVQARLGFQPRGGALPG; encoded by the coding sequence ATGCCCGGCAGCGTGGCGGGTGCCGCTGATCCCGGGCTGAGCCCGGCCGCGCCGCTGCGCGCGGCGGAGTTCGCGGCGCTGCTGGCGCCGCTCGGCCCTTTCGGGGACGCGCCCGGCTTCGCCGTGGGCGTCTCCGGCGGGCCGCATTCCCTGGCCCTGGCCCTGCTGGCGCGCGATTTCGTCCGGCCGCTGGGCGGAAGGGTGCTGGGCCTGGTGGCCGATCACGGGCTGCGCCCCGAAAGCGCCGCCGAGGCCGCCTGGACCTGCCGCACCCTCGAGGCCCAGGGCATTCCCGCCCGCCTGCTGGCCCTGGGGCTGCCGCGCGGCAGCGCGGTGCAGGAACGCGCGCGGCAGGCGCGGCTTTCGGCGCTGCTCGGCGCCTGCGCGGCGGCGGGGCTGCCCTTCCTGCTGCTCGGCCAGCATGCCGGCGACCAGGCGGAGACGGTGCTGTTCCGCGCCCTGCGGGGCAGCCGCGCCACCGGCCTCTCCGGCATGGCGCCGCGCCGCGCCGCGGCCGGGGCGGTGATCCTGCGGCCGCTGCTGGCCACCCCGCCCGCCCGGCTGGAGGCGCTGCTGGCCGCGCGCGGCCTGGCGCCGCTGCGCGACCCCTCCAACCGCGATCCGCGCTTCACCCGGGTGCGGCTGCGCCAGGCCCTGGCCGACCCGGACGGCACCGGCCCCGGCACCGCCGCGCTGGGCGCCGCCGCCGACGCCTTCGCCCGCCGCCGCCTGGCGCAGGAGGCGGCGCTGGCCGCGCGGCTCGGCGCCGCCGCCGCGCTGCAGCCGGAGGGCTTCGCCTGGCTGGACCCGGCGGCGCTGGGCGAGGATGACCTGGCGGTGGAGGCGCTGGCCCGGCTGATCCGCCTGCTTTCGGGCGCCGAGCACGCGCCGCCGCGCGATTCGGTGGCCGCGCTGCTGCGGCGCCGCGGCGGCACCCTGGCGGGCGTGCTGTGGGACGGCGCGCTGCTGTGCCGCGAGCCCGCCGCCTGCGCCGCCCCGGTGCCGGCGCGGCCCGGCGCGCTGTGGGATGGCCGCTGGCGGCTGCTGGGCCCCGGCCCGGGCGGGGATGTGCTGCTGGGCGCGCTGGGGGCGGCGTCGGGCCGGCTGGCGCGCGGCCAGCGGCGCGGCCTGCCGGCGCGGGTGCTGGCCGGGCTGCCGGCGCTGTGGCGGGAGGGGGCGCCGCTGGCGGTCCCGGCGCTCGGGCTCGGGGTGCAGGCGCGCCTCGGTTTCCAGCCGCGGGGCGGCGCCTTGCCGGGCTAG